The Anomalospiza imberbis isolate Cuckoo-Finch-1a 21T00152 chromosome Z, ASM3175350v1, whole genome shotgun sequence genomic interval AAGGTATTGGCACACTCCATATGACACACTTTTTTATATCTAATTAATGAGTTCTTACATATACCCCTCCACAAAGACTGTAATCAATCTTACTGTTCACAGTTAATTTAGTAATAACAGCTTTTAATGTCAACAAAGTTCAATTACCAACATAAAGAATTCTGAATCAGATCAGATGCAATTGTTTTACATCAGCATCACAAATTTACCTGCATACCTGTATTTGATCTGTAGCTATGCTGCTCTTCATAACAGGGTAATTAATAAGAACTATAAAATCTAATGGACAACACTGATCCCCACAATCCCTGTTTGTTTTGAATACAGTTGAAGAGAAGTAGCAGCACTATACAGAGAATGCTTGCCTTGTAAAAAACACAGAATACCTGCTAAAAAGGGAATTGTTACTAAGTCCTGTTTGGATATTGTATAGATAGCAGTCTTCAATAGCTGTAACAGGGAAAGACAGGAAAGAATTTGTATCAGTCAAGACATAGATGGGCATTAAATAACCAAAGCATGAAAATTTCTGTGTAAAAGACCATAGCTGTATttacatgaagaaaattaatgcaAGATTTTAAACTGTGCTGTGTGTCTTTTCTCAGAAGAGAAGAAAGCCACGACGCTCCTAGGCTTTTTTTCAAAACACGTCCACTAATGAAACTCTCATTAGGCACTACAAAGCTTGCAGAATTGCTTGCTTCCTTTGGAGTATATATAAGTAAACAGACACTGGAACAACCTCAAAACTCTTAAAACAAATCCATGGTAGTCATAATGCTAAAGTAGGAGAATGTAAATAATTGGTAATCTATTTTCTAGCATTACAGCAGTAATCTGAAAGGAAATGCAATACTGAAGGTCTGTAACTTGACCATAAGAACAAAAGGTTGTACTCTCCAGTTGTATTCCACTTAACAGATGCTCTATGCACATTTTTCTTCAAGACAGGttttccaggaagaaaaaaagaatttttggTTTGACAGGCAATTGAGCTTactatttctttttataatacTCTTGTTTAGAGCCTTCTGTACACACAAAATAAAGGATTAGGCACACAgtctctgccactcctgcaACATGCTTACTAAGGAAGTTGTCAGACTCCACAACTACAGAGAACTATCATCAGCTGTTGTTAGAAGCTCTGTTAGCATATGGTTAGGAGTGTTCTAGAAGATACTTAAAAAACTCTTTTGAGTAAACCACTAATATCCAAGGGTAGCTTAAGACAAAGGCCAGCAAACAGATAGCACCAGTAATGGCTGACTGGTTGTTGCATTAAAATACCAATGATCACATTACACAGCCTTCTACAGAGTTTGTGGTGTTATACAGACACCTGTGAGTAAGCTCCTACAGGTATGACAGCTGCCTTCTGTGTACAGTAAACATATACATATTTAAAGCTCCTTTTGCCTTCTACAGCAATTTCCACAATCCATTTCTCTGATACATCTTCCAGATAAGATTATTTCTCACACACCTCAACTTCCAGCTGTAATACAAGCTTAGTGAAGCAACATTCATCGTTGTGATTAAGTTTATTAAGTCTGTATTTCTTCATATGTAGCTGACATAACTTCTCTTAAGTTTTGGCACTTTCAATTTACCTTCACACTGTGTGATTAGCCATGCAGCTGAAATACTCCATATATATTTAGCAGATCATCTTGTCTGTAAATTCTGTAATCTTGTGGACTTTTCTGTATCATTTAGTCTAATTTCCCCATCTCTTCTTtagttttacagaaaataattttctgttccAGGGTTCTTCTGGTCTGAAAGTTCTCCAGTAACTTGAAAAGAGGATTTTTATAATGCTCTCAGGAGGGATGCAGCAGTAACACAGATTCCTGTGTTAAAATTCTTGTAAGTATCTCTGCAAACACTACAAAGGAACTGTAAAACTGGGATCCTGAGGAAATGGTTCCTCGTCTTAGTTTCTGCATCTCTTTCAATAAACTCATCTCTTTCAATAAACTGGCCTGGTTTGTAGCTGCTGGTAATAAATTTAGACATCTTATacagcagagggaaacaaaCATCTGCACAAAGTGTAGCAACTGTATTCAGCACATAGCTATCCAATATCCTATCCATCTTATTTGGCTAGGAGACAAACTGAGAATTTATTTATACATTACCTGCCCAGTATGTGGGGTCTGTATCTACAATTTCTATGCACCCCACTAGGGGTCACTTACATCACCTTACTGACATTACTCAGCAGGGTGGGGGGGACAACTGTTCTTCtattataataatttaaaatatttacacactgcacagccactcttttacacacacacaaatacttACTGGTATACTGATGAACCAGACCTACAATATTTTGCAAATACTGATAAATTGTGTGTTTCCaagcatgaaaaaaatataaatctgtAGCCTTCTATAACACAGACAACCAGAGGccctgtggaggaaaaaaaaaaaaaaaggtgttccCTCTAAGTTTAAACTCCCTCCACAGCTTCAAAATATATGTTTGGCATTAACTAAAGGTCTGTTGGGAAAACCCACAAGttaattcagtttaaaaaatgtgttaaaCAAAGCAGTACTTATGAAGAGAGAGTACTGAGTATTTAATGTGTAACACATAGTTACTCAGATACACACTTATATATTTAATGTGTAAAAAATAAAGTGCTTTTTATCAGGTCTCAATGCAAGGACACTATAAAACTTTTCAACAACTGTAAAACAAATTCAGTATTCAGCATAGAATACTGAATCAAACATACATGAAAACAGTTAACATCCTATCTGATTGGTGCCCCAAGACAAAACATCCCTTCATATACAtggtatatacatatatatccCTCTTTACTCAATATATTATGACAATAcatatttcaaaattttgttagagtctaaaaaaaaaaaatcatacaaatATGCAACAAGGATCAAGCACAGAAGTCCAAGACTGACAAAGAATGCGCTATCCCTGCCCACACCATCATCTCCACTTCTGGGAAAGATATGCCAGTGCTCTTTCCTGGGGTGCAGTGCCTCCACATCCTGCAAGGCActgtgagcagcagctgtgaAGTTGACATCGCCAGTGGTGAGTAGATCAAATACACATGAGTAAAAATAGATGTCCTTCACAAGCATCTTCTCATGGCATTTGGTGGTGGCTGTTTCCAGTGTGTACCCTGATCGGGAATGAGACCCAGCACCCCAAGGAAGCAGCTTTCCCATCACAGGCAATGGCAAGTGGCCACTTTGATCAATACGTTCACTGGAAGGGCAGCCGCTCACACACAGCTGCAGATCCTGGCTCTCCTCATAGGCCATGACCAGCTTCTGGGGCATGCGAATGGCCAGGGTCAGGTAGTGCCCAAGCTGGCGGATATACACCGTGGTCCCGATGTACCTTGCATGCATCTCGATATATTTGCCACCAACTTTCTCCACAATGTGCAAGCTCCTGGTGTTCTCATCTCCTCCACTTGTACCATCAACAAAAGCTGCAGGCAAGTCATCAGTCATTGCTTGATATACTTTCTGATCTGTACAGTCTTGGTATGATTTGAAGATAATAGTTATCTGTGCGGGATGGAAAAAAAGATAAGCAAAGTTAGTGGAAAGAAATCATCATCTCAATCCCTCTTCCATTTTGTAACTGAATATGTCTGGAACTGCCCACTACCTTAAAACCTGACAGTTGTCCATAACTCATGCCTAAGGAAAACAGCCTGTATACATGCTTAAAGCAGTATTTTACCAGATGGCAAAtgttaaatttgtttttttttgtgggtctGGAAGCAAGACTATTAGCATGTGGCAACAGTCTTGAGgtcaggaaaggaaaacacttTATATTTAATTAAGCATAAAAACTACCTCCTGCCTCACAGTTTCTTAACACTTTGGAATGCTTCCTGCAATGGCAGAGAAGCCTGAGGACCAAGTAATTCCCACAATGCTGGCAACTATGGCAAAACCAGAATGGGACtgtgcaaaatcagggaaaggTACATTTAGAACTAAGAAGAACAACTAGTCAAATAACAGCTTAGAGATCCTGGATACATTAATCTTAAGAACTGGGAGATTTGATGCTTTGAGTCCACTGTGCTAGAAAATGTGCCCACAGAGAAACAATGCAAGACTGAAAGATACCCAAAGATGTGCCTCTGAAGAGTGAGTGACTTTCAACATCAAAATCATCAGCATAAagcaattaattattttttttaaagtttagaACTAGCCTTTTAAACCTTTCTACTTATTGGGGTAGGtcacaacaaaagaaaaagcacgTCCTCCAGTCTTACTTGAAGGGAATAACTAGGCTATATGGCAGACCAAAATTGGAGTGTCTAGCAGCTTTCCTAAAACAAAAATTAGAATGAGAAATCACATCTAAGTATTACAAATGGATATGCTACTTCCTTTAGAGGAAGAATGACTAGAGGGGAATAACTTCTTGAAAAGGTCAAAAGACATTTTGCACCAAGAAcagatattttaataattattttcatcaTCGATTGGTTATATCAAATTAGTTACAGTCTACGATTTAGGAAGTCTGTTATGAGACTCACTCAAAATCTTCAAAACAGATCAGAAGGGATTTTTAAACTAAGGTTAAACTTAAAATCTGCTGCACAGAAACCTCACATTTTAGTTTCAGTTAACCATCACACGTCTGCAcaacttttatttctgcttctctctttCAAAGTAAGAGCAAGAGATTAAATCAAGAGCCATTCACAAACAATTTGAATAAAACCTCTGCCCTCATTAGCCTCACATCTCTACCCCACTTGTATAAGACACAAGTCTTCCCACCTCTCCTCCCATTGCAACAATTACTTCTTTGGAGTATGCAGACATATGCTAAACAATATTACATTAATTTTCAATATTTGGCTCATCCTAGGTGGTTGATGCTTTGTCAGTGTTTTTCTCACAACATGGACACTACTTACTATTTTGACTTCTTATGTTCTCCTAGTGCTGATTGGATTTTTCCAATGGTTCTTCCTTGCATTAATCAGTTATACAGCATGAGATGTATCAGCTATATACCTTGAGACCATCTGTAGTCAAGTAATTTGGTAAAGTGTTGACTGTGAACTACAGCTGAGCTGGAATGCTTATgcccaaaatccagaaaacGCACAAGTGCCCCTGTTGCTGTAAAGATGACCTCACAGTTTTGTTCTTAGTAAAGTACACTCAGCAACCTACAGAACAGAAACTTGAGGTCTCTCAAATGATTAGTATTTCTGCATATAATCCAGGCCATAATGCAGTAAAAGGCCTTTTATTTACTGTAACACAGTTTGGATGAAACAGACTTCTATCTCAGCCTGTTCAGAGAAAGAAGCATTGCTATTTTCTTGAGCACATTTGCATTGTTCTGCgaggaaataataatttacaCACCTACAGTAGTAAAACTCTACATCTCCTTAGCACTTGAACAAGACTGGAGCCAAAAAGAAGTCTCATTGTTTTAATGAGACACTGAGCTAGTTGcttgataaaatatttaagcaaGGCACCTGGCAAAATTTATCAAGAAGCAGATACCAAATTGCTCTCTCCAGAACTCCCTCATTTACAAGAATGAAATGCACACAATTTCAGAACACAGAGAAAGAACAAGAAGCCTTCACCCTAATTTAAGATTAGCAATAGCAATGGATGCTGTATGAGAGTTGAAAGACTATTAGATGAATAAAGGCCTCCATGTATGTTGCAAGGACACTCTAAACAGAGAATCAACAGAGACCATTAAGATTTTCCAAGGACATACTTTATTTAAACATTGCAGCTCAAGACACTGTTTTTGAATATTCTATTGTCTCTTGGATGACATCCATCTAATCCATAGGCCAGATCAGTAAAATCAGAGTGCTGGATGGGCTTTGCCTTATCATACACTCCTATCTCAGTATCATGCCCTGGTACTGACAGATACTTCAGAACCTATTGCAAAAGAAGATTAGGCAAAATGTCATTGCAGAGGTTTGTCTCTTTAAATTCTCAAGGTATCAGAGAGCATTAAATAGTGAAAATGGTTATTTCTAACAAACTCAAAATGTGTTATTTATCTTTATGTACCTACAGTACTTTTCACACTCTGGGTCCCAAGAACACCTTCACAAAGCTACTAATGCAGTACTGCTTTCAGACTAGTGATTAGCTGCCCTTTCTAAAGTTAGGATGGAAAAATCCAAATGCCAAAATCTTCATATAATGAAATATCTTTGAAATTATCAGTGTATCAGCCTTGTTCTTTGGGTACAGAGCTCTTTGGCAGTGAGGCACCctgaaagatgaaaataaagGTTTCCAGAGGCTTATCTGAGGATACAATAAACAAACATCAGCTATAGTAAGGAACCAAAGGAACCCCACACATAAAACTCACACATTTCATTTTGGACTTCATCCTCCCACTCCTACTGATGCCAGCCAGTACTGATGAGTACACTGATCACAAAGCTTTCTTAAATTCCACTGCACATATAAAACCTTTCAAAGACTGAGCTGTAAAACTACCATTTCTAGAGATGGCCCTAATGTATTTGTAGAAGGTTTAAGGCTTGTGtgccttaaaaaaaagcaacattttcaaCTGTTGAGTTCTTGTACTTATCTTCTTGTGGGAATCAGACATGGAAGGGTTTGATCTGCAGCCTTGTAAGAAGCTTAGATTGATGCAAAAATACAATACACAGATACgaagcagaaaaatcataaacttGTATTTCTACAGTTGTAGGTGAGAATATGCCTTAAGTAAGTGAGAAACTATACAGGtaagatggtgaagggtttaTAATGTAGGGGTATGGTTGTATGGAATAAGCTAAGAGTTTAGAAGCTATAATAGAAGCATATATGCGTCTGTGAGTTAGAAGCCCATTGGATAAAAGTATCCACAGTGCAGTAGAAGTAAATAAAGGTGATAGgtgagaaaagcaaaataaatcctGTGGCAACTGTCTGTTGGTTTAGAAAGTTATATATTGCCTTGTAACAAAGAAACTTGTGACTACTTTGTGCTATGGCTGACTGActgctcctctaaaatctcacGGCCTCCAACACTGATGTTTATCTGAGCAATAAACTGTTCTTAGCCTGATGGTAGTCCCATCCCTTCATTTCTCGCAGCGACAATAATATTTTCCCTAGTGCCCCAATGCAATTACAATGATGAAGCTATCATTATGTCGTTGTTTTACTATGCATTTCATAGAATTCTAGAATTGTTTGGGTAGAAAAAGACCTTTAACATCATTAACTTCAACCTTTATTATAACACTGCCAAGCTTGGGAAGGAGTGAATGAAAAAGtgcccagtggaaaaggacctaGGGATGCTGGTAGTTCAGCCAGCTGAACATGAACCAGAGTGGGCCTAGGGGGCTACAAAGACCAAGGGCATCTTGGCTTGGGTCAGAAAAAGTGTAGCCATATGGACCTGGGCAGGACTGTACCCTGTACTCAGCACGGCTGAAGTGACACTTCAAATCCTGTGCTCAGTTTTGCACCTCTCACAACCAGAAAGACATTGAGACACtagagcaagtccagaggagggacacagagctgggaaggatcTGAAGCACAAGCCTGATGAAGAGAGGCtaagggagctgggggtgttcagcctggagaaaaggaaccTCAAGGGAGACCTCGCTGCTCTCTATAAGACCCTGAAAGGAGCttgtagccaggtgggagtCAGTCTCTCCTCTCAAATAGCAAGTGATAGGATGAGAAGAAATGGCCTTAAGCTGTGCTGTGAAGATTCAGATTGACTATTAagagaaaatttcttcactgaaagagttgTCAAGTACTGGAGCAGGCTTCCCAGCCTCTTGAGTCATCATCcccaaaaacattttaaaggcaTGGAGACACGACACTTACAGATCATGGTTAGTGGTGGAATTGACAGTTTGCaactggactcaatgatcttaaaggtcttttccaaacgAAATTATTCTACTGCAGCCtcaaatgaaactgtagtataAAGCTACTTCTGTGTAATAAGACAAATTCATCTCTACCTTAAGCAAAATGTCCATAAAGATGAAAAGAATAATGACATGTGAGAAGTTACCTGATCCTTCTACTTCTTAAAACATTTAGAACATTTATCTTCCAATTaccttttaattatttttctattacaCTGTGCTCACTCTGCAATAATTTCCTGCGAAAATGAAACCATGCTACAAAAGAGATATTTAAAGTGTTTTGACTCTGGATAGAAGAACATTTATCCCCCAAATTCCTTTACTCTGCTGGTAGCACCAATTCCCAGGTTCCAAGCTTTATACCAAATAAATCACTACAGTAAAAAGttctgtagtttttttttttccttctctgtgtccTTAAATTCACTCTCTCACCCTCAAGCTATCTATTATAAAACACCTGGACAGGAAAACCCCCACTTCCAATTAATGCAAACAAGAAGACACCTCCAAACAAGAAGGAAAGCTTTCCATTGACAAGGCTAAGCATCTCTGCCTCATTTGCTATTCAGGGACCATTACACTAGTGATATCCAGAACACCTGTCACAGGTGCAAAAGGCTATGAAGACTTCGTACTCCTCCAAATAAAGCacacaataaataaaaatttaaaaccacCAATGTTCTATTTAATGCACTATACAATACCCTTCCTGCTCTCTGTATTAGACATTTAATCTCAGGGAATTGCAAAACCACCTCCAAGACAGGGAAGCTCTTTATCTAGAGCTGCAGAAATCAAACATGAATAATGCCAGTGACTTAGTCAAAACACATGCAAGAAGtctgtcagaaagaaaaagaaagaagatctTAAACTTAAACTCAGTTTCCCAGTTACTTGCTGATGATCTTCCTTTCCATTGGAAAGGCCCTAGGATCCTATGCCAAGGGGCATGACCACATCAGGCAAGCTCAAAAAACTGGAGTTTCGGAGTTTCAGCTAGACCACAGAACGTAAAATAGCTTTGCTCATGGTGAAAAACAGATGTTACTATGAGTAACACAAATGCGCAAAACACTTACAAACAAATTGTCAAGAGCATTTTTGTACGTACACAACTCTCACAAGATGTGCTCTTCCAATTAAGGGATTCAAGAAaaatttttcctgcttttcgTACTTTCATGCCAGATGCGAAGTGAGGGGTAGGGtagaaatatgtttttattcCTCACATTCTTACTTGAAGAGTCCTGTTTTTATTCCTCACATTCTTACTTGAAGAGTCCTCCTGGCATTCTCTTGTCCTTTATGAACTTACTGGATAGTCCTCAGGCTGCTGGAGTTCCCATAGTCTCTTAAGTTttggagagagaagaaaacttCACACATAATGTTGCCTTCCTTATCAACTCCTTCAAAGACTGGTACAGCAGAAAGCTAGGATAAAAGTGAAAAGTACTAACTCTCTACAAGGGCAAGCGAAGGCTTGTACCTTTCAAAAGGACAATGGTCTGAAGATTAACCATTCTGTTTCGATGGCTTCTTAAACCATTTCCCTGAAAACTGCATTCAGGAAAAACTAAATCTTCTACTCTTATTGTCCTTCCTTTCATTAGGTCTGCTTTAGACAGGACTGATTAGGTTAGTATTTGCTTTGGCGTCTGTACAATTTAACTTCAGCATATAccttggtttttatttctcattaaacATCTATTTCAAATATGTGCAATGACAAAACAGCCAGACTAACAAAAATGAACAGTCTGAAAATGTCATATGATGAAGACCTATTGGCATGCTCTCAGCTAGGGATTACACTATGTCaaaaaaatgtcactgaaatgTAGCTCTTTAGAAGTCCTTTAAGCTACCCTGTGGCCAAAATCATTTAAGTACATCCAATAGCAGACAGTCAACCACACTTAAAATGGAATACTTGTAGAGGAAACAGTTACTGGAGTGAAATTACCAGTGCTAGTGTAGCTTAACAGGCCTTTTCTATTTCGTAATAGTAGTCTGCTCCTACTAGAAATAACAAGAGTCAAGGGCATGCATTAGAGATATTAAAACTTatctgttgcatcccaggttggTGAGGGAGATGCAGAAACTGGGATGCCCACCTTTGAGATGGGATGACACAATGAGACACTTTCTCACAGTTCTCTGCTTCTTATGTTAATGGCCCCAGTTACATCACCCTTGCTCTCCTTCCCAGTTCTAGAATGTTCATTGTTCCCATTTTCCCTATTGGTTCCCATTCCCTGCAACTCCTCCCCTATATCCCTGTTGGTTGTTTTCCCCTTTGCACCACTCCTGGTCCCTCTACCCACTGGCCCTCAGATTTGATGCTCCACCTCCACCATCCCACGTATAAGCCCTGGACCCTCCTTTGTTCTGCATTCTTCTGTCCCTGAACCCCTTCAGTGTGCTAGTCATTAAACTGCCACTGGAATTCCACACGAAGAACTTCTCCTGCCTCTTTCTATTTGTCGACCTGTGCTCTACACCAAGTGGCATGAGCGTCTGGCGCTCGTCCTCAGCTATCTGCCTTTCCCTAGGGGAGACGCTCTCAGGAATGCAGTGATCTTGGCAGCTTCTGCTGTTTCACAGCACTTATCTTCTAAGTCACTTGTACATTCAAACAACCTTCCTTGCCTACAACAGGTGTGCTAAATTCTGTTAtctgccaaaaagaaaaaaaaaaaagaaaaaaaattcaaggagTGTGCAATATGTAAGATACATCAGCATTAGAAATATTTCTAGTACCATAAACCATAGATCTTGTTTTATGTAATTGCTTCTGCACACTTTGCTGTACTTGGGCAATGACAGGGATTACTagaagagaattaaaaaacattttacccaaatcaaagaaaagaaaatctttcttGAGAATAAATAAAGACAGAAGGCACACCTTTTAAAATCATACTTTCGCTCAGTATGTACATACATTTACTCCTGGTGTTCTCCTCTTTATCTCTTTGAAAAGATATATACCAACATCATGTGCTACTACAGTCAATCATTTTCAGAATGTGGCTAAACTTAAGATCACCTATCTACTACAACTGTTAGCGTTCAGGAGCACATAATGACAGAATATGAttatatgcaggtgcttttatttgaagagctctgggaatcaggggtacagacccaaatctgactccAGCATGGTTTCCAGCTGAACATGTTTTATATTCTACTGTTATATAActaca includes:
- the RGMB gene encoding repulsive guidance molecule B isoform X2, whose amino-acid sequence is MGDCDLHTSCGIQKCTTDFVSFTSHLNAALEDFDLEFCKALRAYSVCTYRNSKVCRGNLVYHSAVLGIGDLMTQRNCTKNGPTSSTNSEMTHDPCNYSGHTEVREHRGGEKTSPPTYLFCGLFGDPHLRTFKDHFQTCKVEGAWPLIDNKYLSVQVTNVPVVPGSSATATNKITIIFKSYQDCTDQKVYQAMTDDLPAAFVDGTSGGDENTRSLHIVEKVGGKYIEMHARYIGTTVYIRQLGHYLTLAIRMPQKLVMAYEESQDLQLCVSGCPSSERIDQSGHLPLPVMGKLLPWGAGSHSRSGYTLETATTKCHEKMLVKDIYFYSCVFDLLTTGDVNFTAAAHSALQDVEALHPRKEHWHIFPRSGDDGVGRDSAFFVSLGLLCLILVAYLYDFFFLDSNKILKYVLS